In Mastacembelus armatus chromosome 5, fMasArm1.2, whole genome shotgun sequence, a single genomic region encodes these proteins:
- the slc16a1a gene encoding monocarboxylate transporter 1a, with translation MPPAIGGPQGYTPPEGGWGWMVVIGAFISIGFSYAFPKSITVFFKEIEVIFNVTSSQVSWISSIMLAVMYGGGPISSILVNKYGSRPVMIVGGCLSGLGLVAASFCKTVEALYFCIGVVGGLGLAFNLNPALTMIGKYFYKKRPIANGIAMAGSPVFLSTLAPINTWLFDQFGWRGSFMILGGLLFNCCVAGSLMRPIGPKPKPAEKSTERRTVLQTINSFIDLSLFKHRGFLLYIVGNIIMFFGLFAPLVFLSNYAKSKEIPKEKAAFLLSVLAFVDMFARPSMGIVANTKWIRPRIQYFFAVSVLYNGVCHVLAPISVDYKGFVIYSIFFGFAFGWLSSVLFETLMDLVGAQRFSSAVGLVTIVECGPVLLGPPLLGKFKDIYHDYKYTYQGCGILLIVSSFFLFGGMGLNYHLLDKEKKEEERRARVGSREQRSTRDNAAKEVAEAKNTEDTV, from the exons ATGCCGCCCGCCATTGGTGGTCCTCAAGGCTACACACCGCCTGAAGGTGGCTGGGGATGGATGGTGGTGATTGGGGCCTTCATCTCTATTGGCTTCTCTTATGCATTCCCCAAGTCCATCACTGTCTTCTTTAAAGAGATTGAGGTCATTTTCAATGTGACAAGCAGTCAAGTGTCCTGGATCTCATCTATCATGTTAGCTGTCATGTATGGTGGAG GTCCTATAAGCAGTATCCTGGTTAATAAATATGGAAGTCGTCCTGTTATGATAGTGGGAGGATGCCTATCTGGATTGGGCCTTGTTGCCGCCTCTTTCTGCAAAACTGTTGAAGCACTATACTTCTGTATTGGTGTAGTGGGAG GTTTGGGATTGGCTTTCAACCTCAACCCCGCCCTCACTATGATTGGAAAGTACTTCTACAAGAAGCGGCCTATTGCTAATGGAATTGCCATGGCTGGCAGCCCAGTCTTTCTCTCCACCCTTGCACCTATAAACACCTGGCTCTTTGACCAGTTTGGCTGGAGAGGAAGTTTCATGATTCTTGGTGGCCTTCTCTTCAATTGCTGTGTTGCTGGTTCCCTCATGCGGCCTATAGGACCAAAACCCAAACCTGCAGAGAAGTCCACAGAGAGGAGGACCGTATTGCAGACCATTAACAGCTTCATTGACCTCTCATTGTTCAAGCACCGTGGCTTTTTACTTTATATTGTGGGCAATATTATCATGTTTTTTGGTCTCTTTGCACCACTTGTGTTCCTCAGTAATTATGCAAAGAGTAAAGAAATCCCTAAAGAAAAGGCAGCTTTCTTACTGTCTGTGCTGGCATTTGTTGACATGTTTGCCCGGCCCTCAATGGGCATTGTGGCTAACACCAAATGGATTCGACCCAGAATACAGTACTTCtttgctgtctctgtgctgtacAATGGTGTGTGTCATGTTCTAGCTCCAATTTCAGTGGACTACAAAGGCTTTGTTATTTATTCTATCTTCTTTGGGTTTGCCTTTGGCTGGCTGAGCTCAGTACTGTTTGAGACCTTGATGGACCTGGTGGGAGCTCAGCGCTTTTCCAGTGCTGTTGGGCTGGTCACTATTGTGGAGTGTGGTCCTGTATTGTTAGGACCCCCTTTGCTTG GGAAGTTCAAAGACATCTATCATGATTACAAGTATACCTACCAGGGCTGTGGGATCCTCCTCATTGtctccagcttcttcctgtttggAGGAATGGGGCTCAACTATCATCTACtggacaaagagaaaaaagaggaggagaggagggccAGGGTGGGAAGTAGAGAACAGAGATCCACCAGAGATAATGCTGCCAAGGAGGTAGCAGAGGCTAAGAACACAGAAGACACTGTTTAA